From one Felis catus isolate Fca126 chromosome E2, F.catus_Fca126_mat1.0, whole genome shotgun sequence genomic stretch:
- the B3GNT8 gene encoding UDP-GlcNAc:betaGal beta-1,3-N-acetylglucosaminyltransferase 8 — protein MRCPKCLLCLSALLTLLGLKVYIEWTSESWLNKAYRGPQGTPLGPTPATPEPTLPANLSARLGQTSPLLSAYWNQQQWRLGSLPSGDSAEAGSCRAWGAAAAAEIPDFASYPKDLRRFLLSAACRNFPQWLPRSGGGQVADCSGTDVPYLLLAIKSEPGRFAERQAVRETWGSPVPGVRLLFLLGSPEGERGPDLSSLVAWESRRYSDLLLWDFLDVPFNRTLKDLLLLAWLDRHCPGVSFVLQAQDDAFVHTRALLDHLRALPPRWARSLYLGEVFTQARPLRKPRGPFYVPRSFFKGEYPAYASGGGYVIAGRLAPWLLRAAARVAPFPFDDVYTGLCFRALGLAPRDHKGFLTAWPADRTAEACALRDLLLVRPLSPQASIRLWKQLQEPQLQC, from the coding sequence ATGCGCTGCCCCAAGTGCCTTCTCTGCCTGTCAGCGCTGCTCACGCTCCTGGGCCTCAAGGTGTACATCGAGTGGACATCTGAGTCTTGGCTAAACAAGGCCTACCGGGGACCCCAGGGCACCCCACTGGGCCCCACACCGGCCACCCCCGAGCCCACCCTGCCGGCTAACCTCTCTGCCCGTCTGGGCCAGACCAGCCCGCTGCTCTCTGCATACTGGAACCAGCAGCAGTGGCGGCTGGGGTCCCTGCCCAGTGGGGACAGCGCTGAGGCAGGGAGCTGCCGGGCTTGGGGGGCTGCCGCTGCTGCAGAGATCCCAGACTTCGCCTCCTACCCCAAGGACCTCCGCCGCTTCTTGCTGTCGGCGGCCTGCCGGAATTTCCCCCAGTGGCTGCCTAGAAGTGGTGGCGGCCAAGTGGCCGACTGCTCAGGTACGGACGTCCCCTACCTTCTGTTGGCCATCAAGTCGGAACCAGGGCGCTTTGCAGAGCGACAGGCCGTGAGGGAGACGTGGGGCAGTCCGGTTCCTGGGGTCCGGCTGCTCTTCCTGCTCGGGTCACCAGAGGGTGAGAGGGGGCCTGACCTAAGCTCCCTGGTGGCCTGGGAGAGTCGCCGCTACAGTGACCTGCTACTCTGGGACTTCCTCGACGTCCCCTTCAATCGGACGCTCAAAGACTTGCTGCTGCTGGCCTGGCTGGACCGACACTGCCCGGGCGTGAGCTTCGTCCTGCAGGCTCAGGATGACGCCTTCGTGCACACACGGGCCCTTCTGGACCACCTGCGGGCCCTGCCCCCTAGATGGGCCCGAAGCCTCTACCTGGGTGAGGTCTTTACCCAGGCCAGACCCCTGCGGAAGCCCAGAGGACCCTTCTACGTGCCTAGATCCTTCTTTAAAGGTGAATACCCGGCCTATGCCAGTGGCGGCGGCTATGTCATTGCTGGGCGCCTGGCACCCTGGCTGCTGCGGGCAGCGGCCCGTGTGGCCCCCTTCCCCTTCGACGATGTCTACACTGGCCTGTGCTTCCGGGCCCTGGGCCTGGCACCAAGGGACCACAAAGGCTTCCTCACAGCCTGGCCAGCAGACCGCACTGCTGAAGCCTGTGCTCTCCGGGACCTGCTGCTGGTGCGGCCCCTCAGCCCCCAGGCTAGCATTCGGCTCTGGAAACAGCTGCAGGAGCCTCAGCTCCAGTGCTGA
- the BCKDHA gene encoding 2-oxoisovalerate dehydrogenase subunit alpha, mitochondrial: MAVAAAAAKLRGSGRGLGQAGVLLLRRLGARGLARYHPQRQEQQHFPSLDDKPQFPGASAEFVDKLEFIQPNVISGIPVYRVMDRQGQIVNPSEDPHLPQETVLKFYKSMTLLNTMDRILYESQRQGRISFYMTNYGEEGTHVGSAAALDSTDLVFGQYREAGVLMYRDYPLELFMAQCYGNASDLGKGRQMPVHYGCKERHFVTISSPLATQIPQAVGAAYAAKRANANRVVICYFGEGAASEGDAHAGFNFAATLECPVIFFCRNNGYAISTPTSEQYRGDGIAARGPGYGIMSIRVDGNDVFAVYNATKEARRRAVAENQPFLIEAMTYRIGHHSTSDDSSAYRSVDEVNYWDKQDHPISRLRHYLQGRGWWDDEQEKAWRKQSRKKVMEAFEQAERKPKPNPNLLFSDVYQEMPAQLRKQQESLARHLQAYGEHYPLDHFEK, from the exons cacccccagagGCAGGAGCAGCAGCACTTTCCATCCCTGGATGACAAGCCCCAGTTCCCCGGGGCCTCGGCGGAGTTTGTAGACAAGCTAGAATTCATCCAGCCCAATGTCATCTCTGGGATCCCCGTCTATCGCGTCATGGACCGGCAGGGCCAGATCGTCAACCCCAGCGAGGATCCCCAC CTGCCCCAGGAGACGGTGCTCAAGTTCTACAAGAGCATGACTCTGCTCAACACCATGGACCGCATCCTCTACGAGTCCCAGCGGCAG GGCCGGATCTCCTTCTACATGACCAACTATGGCGAGGAGGGGACACATGTGGGGAGTGCGGCAGCGCTGGACAGCACGGACCTGGTGTTTGGCCAGTACCGGGAGGCAG GTGTGCTAATGTACCGGGACTACCCCCTGGAGCTGTTCATGGCCCAGTGCTATGGCAACGCGAGCGACCTGGGCAAGGGGCGCCAGATGCCCGTGCACTATGGCTGCAAGGAGCGCCACTTCGTCACCATCTCCTCTCCGCTGGCCACGCAGATCCCGCAGG cgGTGGGGGCGGCCTATGCGGCCAAGCGTGCCAACGCCAACAGAGTGGTCATCTGTTACTTCGGGGAGGGGGCGGCCAGCGAGGGGGATGCCCACGCCGGCTTCAACTTCGCCGCCACCCTCGAGTGCCCGGTCATCTTCTTCTGCCGGAACAACGGCTATGCCATCTCCACGCCCACCTCTGAGCAGTACCGCGGGGACGGCATCG CTGCTCGAGGCCCGGGCTACGGCATCATGTCCATCCGCGTGGACGGCAACGATGTGTTTGCCGTGTACAACGCCACCAAGGAGGCCCGGCGGCGGGCCGTGGCTGAGAACCAGCCCTTCCTCATTGAGGCCATGACCTACAG GATCGGGCACCACAGCACCAGTGACGACAGCTCGGCCTACCGCTCGGTGGACGAGGTCAATTACTGGGACAAGCAGGACCACCCCATCTCCCGGCTGCGGCACTACCTGCAGGGCCGAGGCTGGTGGGACGACGAGCAGGAGAAGGCCTGGAGAAAGCAGTCCCGCAAGAAG GTGATGGAGGCCTTTGAGCAGGCGGAGCGGAAGCCGAAGCCCAACCCCAACCTGCTCTTCTCTGACGTGTACCAGGAGATGCCGGCCCAGCTTCGCAAGCAGCAGGAGTCCCTGGCCCGGCACCTCCAGGCCTACGGCGAGCACTACCCCCTGGACCACTTCGAGAAGTGA